Below is a window of Populus alba chromosome 2, ASM523922v2, whole genome shotgun sequence DNA.
TCACCTCGTAAAACATCCACTCACTGACACTGACTCACCAAAGTAAGCAAAAAGCACCCAATAATCACCTCAGCAGCTGCTCTGGTTTTTAACTGGTAGgagagtttttcttttaattttaaagctgtcaaaataatttttttcttaagaaattcaGAGTGTTATGAAATTATACAAACTGGGCGTCAGTAACAGTACGTACAACAAAAACGATGGCAGCAAGagatgaaatgaaaatgaagaagaaaaagtagaaagaggaggagaaaggcatccttttctttttgtgaatTTTGGTTATGGTGAGTGTGAGAGGGGGGCCCACCATTTTGTTGCTGTGGGATGGTACTGTAGCTGTTGTTGTCGTAGATgtcatctttctctctcttcctccctctatatcacattttttcttcattcaggTATTGGTAAGTAAAAGTAGCAAAGATAGTTGTTTACTTTTATCTTCCTATGTACCAAGCCACACCTTACCATTTCCTCTCCTCTTCTGCGTCATCATCGTCATCACCCTAACTTCTCGCTCGCTTGTCTTCACTTCCCGGCAACAAGTTCGATCTGTTTTCCTTCTCTTCAGACAGGATTGTTAAGTTTCTTCCGGGCAAgtacagtttttattttatttttttcttactttcctGTATATCATTGATTCAATTGAGGAAATCATAGAGCTTGAAGTGGGGTTGATGGTTTTTTGTTAAGAGGATTCTTGGAGGGAGAGGTAGCTGATTAAAGGGTAATCTGGTATGTGGGTTGCGGTTAATTGGAATCATGGGTGTGTGGGTGTggtttttttgtacttttggGGAAGAAGTGAAGCTGATTAGGTTTAGTTTTCATTTAAAGCTTTCATCTCTTCTGGTTTAGTTCATCCGGGGTttgctgttttttctttttggttatcAGTGCTGGTTCAATTAGTGAAATTCTTGGATCCTTTTGGGTGTTTGGTATGGAGGCTAGATTTGGAGGGGAAGCTCATCATTTCTATGCTATGGGCCCAACTGATATGCGGGCAGTAGGGAAGAGAGGTTTAGAATGGGATTTGAATGATTGGAAATGGGATGGTGATCTTTTTATTGCTAGTCCTTTGAATCCGGTACCATCAACCAGCGTCAGTAGGCAATTTTCCCCTCTTGGGATTGGGACAGGAGTTCCGGCCACTGGGAATTCGTCCAATAGTTCATCCTCATGCTCCGATGAAGTGAATCTGGGAGTTGAGAAAGGAAAAAGGGAATTGGAGAAAAGGAGAAGGGTGGTTGTCATTGACGACGACAACTTGAATGATCAGGAAACTGGTGGTCTTAGTTTAAAGCTTGGTGGTCAGAGGGATGTGGGGAATTGGGAAGGAAGCAGCGGAAAGAAGACTAAACTGGTTGGGGGTGGCTTGAGCCGGGCGGTTTGTCAGGTGGAGGATTGCGGTGTTGATCTGAGCAATGCCAAGGACTATCACAGGCGACATAAGGTTTGTGAAATGCATTCCAAGGCTGGCAAAGCTCTCGTTGGAAACGTTATGCAGCGTTTCTGTCAGCAGTGCAGTAGGTATGCGTGTATAATAAGCTCATTGCTTAgatatttattggtttttaactGCCCTAGTAAAACAGGTACATATTGTGAACATAAATAGTAACATCATATGCATAATTTGGATGCCCAATTGGGGTGtgaaaaacatcaaatataaCTGTAGAAATAAAGGGTCTAAAActattttccttttccatttccagtttttttttctttttcaataaaaaattgaaagacatGGTCATTTATTGAGAACGAAGACGTTTTTTCACTGGAACGGCTCAAAAGGAATACATTGCCatgtctttcaattttttcactgaaaagaaaaaaaaaactggaaatggaaaaggaaaatagTTTTAGACCCTTTATTTCGCCATGTCTTTCACTGGAACAATAAGAAATACGTTGCCATTACAActatgtttcataaaaaaatcaaaaccataatttataatagacatcttaatattttgtattcttGATAATTGAATtgtagaatttaattttatttcattcaaattaaaaattatcaatttaaagttatattgttaactaaaaaaaaaaatcattatattagatttataataaaaatttggcAATAACTAATatgtaatgtaaaaaaataattttaatctttgatattgttaaaaagtgtttgtatataaaataaaaatattgtattgctcatgtattttcttcttttgaaaaacaatgaaaaaaaaaaaaaactagtaaaaaaaactatggagaGCTTCTAAAATGTGTTTCCAAACTCAATATAAATTTGGAAAATTGGAAAACTAGTTTTCCAATTTTTTGGATGGAGATTAATGCATTTGAACAGAAAGTCCCAATTTTCTTTTACCAACTccagttttcaaaaaaaattgattattactCATATATTTGGAGGGAAATTTCTTGGTTTGCAGTTCCTTATAGTCTGCCAAAAGTACTTAACTGATGCCTTGTCAACTTTTTTTGCAGGTTTCATGCCCTTCAAGAGTTTGATGAAGGGAAGAGAAGTTGTCGTAGACGTCTGGCTGGCCACAataaaaggagaaggaagaCTAATCCTGATACTGTTGGTAATGGAAGTTCGATGAACGATGATCAGAACAGTGGCTATCTGTTGATAAGTCTCTTGAGGATACTGTCAAACATGCATTGTAAGGATGGTTTTCCTAGTTGAACTTTTCAGAATTAATTCATTGAGGATTTCCTGTTTGCCCATTGATATTACCTTGATTTTCTGTTTTGTGCTACGGGCTTCATTTTCTACCTGGAAAACTTGGGCACCTTATATCATCTTGTTGTGTGAGTGACCTGTATTTGTTAGATAATGATTCTGTCATTTTTGAATTGCAGCCAATAGATCAGATGAAACAACTGATCAGGATCTGTTAACTCATCTTTTAAGGAGCCTTGCAAGCCATAGTGTTGAACATGGAGGAAGAAACATGTTTGGACCATTGCAGGAACCTCGAGATTTGAGCACATCATTTGGAAATTCAGAGGTAGTCTCAGCTTTACTTTCAAATGGTGAAGGCCcttcaaatttaaaacagcATCTGACAGTACCTGTGTCTGGAATGCCTCAGCAAGTTATGCCTGTGCATGATGCATATGGTGCAAATATACAGACCACATCTTCCTTGAAACCTAGCGTTCCAAACAACTTTGCAGTGTATTCAGAAGTACGAGAGAGTACAGTGGGGCAGGtcaagatgaacaattttgaTTTGAATGACATTTATGTTGACTCAGATGATGGCACTGAAGATATAGAGAGATCACCTGCTCCTGTGAATGCAAGGACTAGCTCCCTTGATTGCCCTTCATGGGTACAACAAGACTCCCATCAGTCAAGTCCTCCTCAGACCAGCAGAAATTCAGATTCAGCTTCCGCACAGTCACCTTCTAGTTCCAGTGGAGAAGATCAGGTATACTGTACTTGCATATTGTTTATCATTTCCCATCTAAACTCAATTTGTATAGCACCAAGAAGAATTTCTTGGTTGATCCCTAGCGTTCCTTTGGATGCTTATATTTATTCATATGTTCATATTATTCTGAGTAGCACGATTGTCCCAAAATAACAAGGCATTTCTTTTTTAGAGACTAGGTGAAATGTTGATTTCTTATATTCTCCCCTTGATTTACTTTTCAATCCGTGGATGGATCATCTGTTCTGTCTTTTGACTTATGAGTTGTATACGTATAATATTCATCAGTTACCTTATCCTTTTTTACCACTTCAGAGCCGCACAGAtcgaattgtttttaaattatttgggaAAGAACCAAATGATTTTCCTCTTCTCCTGCGAGCCCAGgtacttaaaatttaatttttgttttgtgctgctgtttgatgtttttttacttaCAAATTATGATTATGTGAAATGTTTTGGTTCTCAGATTCTGGATTGGCTATCTCATAGTCCCACTGATATTGAAAGCTACATCAGGCCTGGTTGTATCATTCTGACCATTTATCTTCATCAGGCCGAGGCTGCATGGGAGGAAGTAAGCTTTATAAACCCTGACCATTGTTATTGATCTAAACTTCTCCAGACAACTTTTGTGGCCTTATAGTGGAATTTTCCCTTGTATAGCTTTGCTGCGGCCTTGGCTCCAGTTTGAGCAGGCTTCTAGATGTATCAGAAGACACTTTCTGGAGAACTGGATGGATCTATATTAGGGTGCAACATCAACTAGCATTTGTTTATAATGGTCTGTTGCCCTTGAATTGTCTAAGTAATTCAGAAACTTAGAAGAATAGATTAGTAGTAAAAAGACTTGTATGAATGaagtattttgaattttgtctaGTGGTAACAAGACTTATAAATGAAATATTGTGAATTTTGTGTTGCAGGTCAGGTGGTTGTTGATACATCTTTGCCTCTCACAAGCAACAATTATAGCAAAATTTTAAGTATCAAGCCAATTGCTATAACTGCATCTGAGAGAGctgaatttttaattaagggGGTCAACTTGTCTCGGCCTGCCACAAGGTAATGATTGTGGTTTTCACCTGATATAGAATTGTTAAAGTCTTgatttcctttatttttggTAGTCTCTCTTTCATTGTGATGGTATTATGTGCTACTAAGCTACACTTTGTGCTCTCCACTTCTGTTTTTCAGATTACTCTGTGCAGTAGAAGGGAATTATATGGTTCAAGAAAATACGCAGGAGGTGATGGATGGTGTTGATAGCTTCAAAGGTCATGATGAGGTCCAATGTGTCAACTTTTCTTGCTCTATCCCCATGGTGACTGGAAGAGGATTCATTGAGGTGTTGTTGCCTTCTGTGTCTGATCTCAATCCTGTTCTTTTCTTATCCTTATCTTTGATAAATGCTAGTTTTGAATCTATAATTCATTGAGGATTTGTTGGATACATGCTAGTTTAATTTGAAtctgtgattttattttctcattaacTATGAGTGTGTTTATTAAAGTGTGACCTTAATATGTGAACAGATAGGTTATTACAGTGCTTTGCATCTTTCTTTGTGAATTAGATATATCTGGATTGATTTAGGGCTGTCTTCATTACTATCTCAAAGAGATTGTGAATTACATATATCTGGGCTTGTTTGGAGCGAACTTCATTCCTATCTCAATGAAAATTCTTTCTTGAAACTGTTATCTTAAATTAACCCTTAAGTTGAGTCAACACAATTCTTTAGTTTTTCAAGCGTTTGCATGCAGTTGCTGTGTGCTTTCATAGAATACTGATACTTTTTTGAGTATGCTTCTGTATGCTGAGTTCAATCTTTTCTCTATCCAGATTGAAGATCACGGTTTTAGCAGcagtttctttcctttcttagtTGCAGAGGAAGATGTATGTTCTGAGATCCGCATGCTTGAGGGTGTGTTGGAGACTGAAACAGATGCAGATTCTGAGGAAACTGAAAAAATGGAAGCCAAAAATCAAGCGATGAACTTTGTTCATGAAATGAGCTGGCTTCTTCACAGAAGCCAGTTGAAGTCCAGATTGGGCTGCTCGGATCCTAGCATGAATCTCTTCCCACTAAGAAGAATCAAGTGGCTCATGGAATTCTCCATGGACCATGAATGGTGTGCTGTTGTGGGGAAACTCTTGAACATTCTGCACAGCGGAATTGTTGGCAGTGGAGAGCACTCATCTTTGAATGTAGCATTATCAGAAATGGGCCTTCTTCACAGAGCTGTGAGGAGGAATTCTAGGTCTCTTGTGGAGCTCCTATTAAGATATGTTCCTGAGAAATTCGGGTCCAAAGACAAGGCACTAGTTGGTGGAAGCCATGAGAGCATTTTGTTTAGGCCAGATGTCACAGGCCCAGCTGGTTTGACACCTCTTCACATTGCAGCGGGTAAAGATGGTTCTGAAGATGTACTTGACACATTAACTGAAGATCCTGGAATGGTAAccctttttctaattaaattaatttctggATACTCTGAGGAGagaattttcttaatattgcaTTTATACTTGATGGCATGAATATTCACCACCACCAGTTTCACTCTCTGTGTCTCTTCAATCTGGATCACTGTTCATACTTATGTCGTGACAACAATAATCAGTTCTAGGAATTGGaatatgataaatttttttttgattgcaTGATTTTGCAAACCTAATGTGATGTGTAGGATCTCGTTAGATGGAGAAGATAATCAGGAGCTGTTAGTTTAGCTATATTTCCCCCCACATTTTATTTAGTTCCCATAGTTtcctttttaattcaatttagtgATGATGTGTTGAAGAGTGACAATAGCCAATGTGTTGAAGTTAAATCTTGCttcatttgattgttttataCTACCTTTTTGTGCGAACCAGTGTGGTAAATTTACTGCTCTTAGTCACAACTATGCTTTCTCTCAAAAAATAGTTGAAACGTAAGTTGAAAAATCTTGATACTAAAAAGAACAGAAATTTACTGAGGAGACTGCTTTTGTCACGCTGCAGCTACATGATCATCTCTGATCTCATAGCATACTAATAGCAGTGTAAAGCAGGCCTTTAATTTAGCTGCCTCTTTTCGTTATCATTCCACATCTCAGGCGTTATATTACCTTTCATTTTTCGTAGCTAGTGGATGGTTTTCCATTTCCCATAATGCcttaatttgttgtttctattcttttattttatgtctggacaggaatcatttttttttttttttaaatcagcagTGAATAATAACATCTTGGAAAATTGAATCCAAAACTGCTTTTCAATCATTGTTATTTTCCTTAATTTTGTGTAAAGATCTGTGTGATACATTTCAGGTGGGCATTGAAGCATGGAAGAATGCTCGTGACAGCACAGGCTTCACACCTGAAGATTATGCTCGCTTGCGTGGCCACTACACATACATCCATCTTGTACAAAGGAAAATTAACAAGAGAAAAGCTGTTGGGGGCCAAGTTGTGCTTGACATCCCTAGCAATCTCTCAAACAGTAACGttaatgagaaacaaaatgaAGGATTGTCCAGTAGCTTTGAGATCGGACAAGCGGCATTGAGACCCACTCAGCTCAACTGCAAGCTTTGCAGTCAGAAGGTGGTTTATGGAATAGCCAGCAGGTCTCAGCTATACAGGCCTGCAATGCTCTCAATGGTGGCAATTGCTGCAGTTTGTGTCTGTGTGGCTCTTCTGTTCAAGAGTTGTCCTGAGGTTCTGTACGTGTTCCGACCCTTCAGGTGGGAAATGTTGGACTACGGAACAAGCTGAGGTGATCCATCGTTGCCCATTGCAATATTGACATGATAGGACgtgtttattattttgtatgcaTTTATTTATAGACTGTAAAGTTGAGGTTTCCCGCATAACAATCAATCAATCTACTGGGACACGCTTCGGATTCAGTAATGTTAATTGACATAATTATCAGACATCAGCTGCATCGTTCAGCGGTAACATCTATAACCGGCGTGATTGTGTGTATTATATGATttgagagaataatataaattataattttaaattttatttaaccgtttaagttgaaatatttttttaatatgattttaaaattttgatgattaaatggtcacgagtttgaatcttactattttaatttatttgataaaaattaaatacaaggtAATATGGGTTTGTGtaaatttcaagttaaataaCTTTTACTTGAGGGGTTAGAgaataatagaaaatatatgttgagattttatctaatagtttaagctattgagtattattattttatatgatatatgtaattaaacaagggaaaaaatgtgaaatctGAACttgttattaataaagttttcaAGGACGGAAGCCAACAGTATACGAAAGAAGAGATGTTTTCGACTTACATGCGCAAGGCAACAAGAGTTAAATTCTATGGCTATCGAATTATAATTTGGTGCAATCTGTTGACTTGATATTCACAGACTTCCCTTGAAGGTCATATTCTAACAAGAAGTTCATTTGCGCAAGGTTTTCGCAGATTGATACATCTGATTTAGTAGAGGCAAAGGCCAAGCACACAAGATCATCTGAAATTTGAACGATTCACATCTGCACCAGTGAAATGTGCAGTGATTACAGGAACCTTGAGATTACTGTAGTAAAGGCTCAGGAATCCACTTAGGTCTTCAGCACGCTGTCCCTCAACTTGATTGTTTGCTGCTTTTGATAGCTCATTCAAGACATCTTCTGGTTCTATTGTCAAAGTTGTACCTGAATCAGTGATGATGTTTCCAGTTCCACTACGAGTTCCCGAAGAAGAACCACTAAATTGTATTCTCTCTTCTCCAACACCCACGGCTTCAAGAGTTAGATAGTAGAAGGTATCATCAGTTAACAATGGGGTAGATTTAACTTCATGACATGAAACAACAGCGTGGCTGCCGAAGTTTAGTTTGCTCGATTTTCCAGCCTGGGAGGAAAAAGGCACCAGACAGTAGGAGAATTTTCTACCGACTGAAGAACCCATTTGAGAAATAAGAGACAGTTAAGTGAACCACCTCCAAGGCCAACGATACTCGAAGCTTGCTCATTTAAGGGTCCATTATTTTTGTGTCCACAACCAATGATAGTTTTAAGGAAACGCACTGGACGACCTGAAGTTGTATGACAATATAGAGATACggaagaaacaaataaatagatCATCAATACGAATTGTTGTTATTGTGACTgtaagtatatatatttttttattgataaaattacTCTTTTATAGAAGAGTTTTGATAACAAACTTCAGAAAAATAATGACaagattttaacaaaaaaaaagctgtTCTATAACTGCTTTATTTGCAACTAACATCCTAATAAATTGGAGCTACTCTTGATTGTCAACATTGAagatctcttcttcaacaacaaATGAGGCAACCATCAACACTCCTCCTTGCATCTTTTGCTGCAAATGCCTATCTTGTTCCTTAAAGTTTCAAACCTTGTTTTTTACAATGGCTTGGTTAACATATGAGCAAGCTGGTCTTCTGTCTTGCAATAAATCAGttgtaattctttatttttttgaacttctCTAAGAAAATAATACTTTAGCTTGAAATGCTTTGTTTTGCCATGGAATATTGCATTGTTAGATATTGTAATTGCAACCTGATTATCAACATTATCCTTAGTGGCTTTCTTTTGCTCCATGTCAAAATCTGCTAAGATTTTTCTAAGCCATAAGACTTGATTTGTAGCTGTATTAGCTGCAACATACTCTGTTTTTGCCGTTGATTAAgcaataatttcttgttttttggaaCACCAGGAGAAAATTCCTGatccaaaactaaaacaatatccAGAGGTGCTCTTCATGTCATCACAACTACCAGCCCAATCACTGTATGCATATCCTTGgagttcaaaatttttattacaGCTAAACTGAATGCCATAGCTTAGTGTACCTTTGATATATCTCACAACTTTTTTTGTAGCCTTGAAGTGAACTTCACTTGCACAATGTATGAACCTCGATAACAAGCTTAAAACATGCATGATATCAGGTCTTGTAGCTGTGAGGTACATCAGACATCCAATCAAGTTTCTGTAAATTGCTTCATCTACTTTATCAGCTCCATCTTCTTTACAAAATTTTTCTTTCACGTTCATGGATGTAGTCATTGATTTGCATTCTtccattttgaatttcttcagaatCTATTtggtatatttatgttgataaaTAAAGATTCCACGCTGGTTTTGTTACACTTCCATACTAAGAAAATAAGACATTTCACCGAGGTCTGTCATTTCAAAGACCTTCATCATTTCCACTTTGAATTTGTCTATCATGCTTGGATTGTTTCCTGTAATAAAAAGATCATCCACATAAAGTGAAACCATAATGTAATCAGAGTTTGAATTTCTGATGTATAAGGTTGATTCACTCAAACTTTTCTTAAAGTCAAGTTTGAGTAAATGCTCATCAATCTTGCTATACCAGACTCTTGGAGCCTGTTTCAATCCATATAAAGGTTTCTTCAATAAGtaaaccttttcttcttcacttCCCACAACAAATCCTTTAGGCTGTTCCACGAAAATCTCCTCCTATAGATAACCATTCAAGAATGCAAACTTCACATCAAGTTGAAATATTTTCCAACCTTTTTGAGCTGCAACTGCTACTAGCATTCTTATAGTGTCTAGGTGTGCAACTGGTGCAAAGGTCTTTGAAAAATCTA
It encodes the following:
- the LOC118044503 gene encoding squamosa promoter-binding-like protein 1 isoform X1; amino-acid sequence: MEARFGGEAHHFYAMGPTDMRAVGKRGLEWDLNDWKWDGDLFIASPLNPVPSTSVSRQFSPLGIGTGVPATGNSSNSSSSCSDEVNLGVEKGKRELEKRRRVVVIDDDNLNDQETGGLSLKLGGQRDVGNWEGSSGKKTKLVGGGLSRAVCQVEDCGVDLSNAKDYHRRHKVCEMHSKAGKALVGNVMQRFCQQCSRFHALQEFDEGKRSCRRRLAGHNKRRRKTNPDTVGNGSSMNDDQNSGYLLISLLRILSNMHSNRSDETTDQDLLTHLLRSLASHSVEHGGRNMFGPLQEPRDLSTSFGNSEVVSALLSNGEGPSNLKQHLTVPVSGMPQQVMPVHDAYGANIQTTSSLKPSVPNNFAVYSEVRESTVGQVKMNNFDLNDIYVDSDDGTEDIERSPAPVNARTSSLDCPSWVQQDSHQSSPPQTSRNSDSASAQSPSSSSGEDQSRTDRIVFKLFGKEPNDFPLLLRAQILDWLSHSPTDIESYIRPGCIILTIYLHQAEAAWEELCCGLGSSLSRLLDVSEDTFWRTGWIYIRVQHQLAFVYNGQVVVDTSLPLTSNNYSKILSIKPIAITASERAEFLIKGVNLSRPATRLLCAVEGNYMVQENTQEVMDGVDSFKGHDEVQCVNFSCSIPMVTGRGFIEIEDHGFSSSFFPFLVAEEDVCSEIRMLEGVLETETDADSEETEKMEAKNQAMNFVHEMSWLLHRSQLKSRLGCSDPSMNLFPLRRIKWLMEFSMDHEWCAVVGKLLNILHSGIVGSGEHSSLNVALSEMGLLHRAVRRNSRSLVELLLRYVPEKFGSKDKALVGGSHESILFRPDVTGPAGLTPLHIAAGKDGSEDVLDTLTEDPGMVGIEAWKNARDSTGFTPEDYARLRGHYTYIHLVQRKINKRKAVGGQVVLDIPSNLSNSNVNEKQNEGLSSSFEIGQAALRPTQLNCKLCSQKVVYGIASRSQLYRPAMLSMVAIAAVCVCVALLFKSCPEVLYVFRPFRWEMLDYGTS
- the LOC118044503 gene encoding squamosa promoter-binding-like protein 1 isoform X2, with product MEARFGGEAHHFYAMGPTDMRAVGKRGLEWDLNDWKWDGDLFIASPLNPVPSTSVSRQFSPLGIGTGVPATGNSSNSSSSCSDEVNLGVEKGKRELEKRRRVVVIDDDNLNDQETGGLSLKLGGQRDVGNWEGSSGKKTKLVGGGLSRAVCQVEDCGVDLSNAKDYHRRHKVCEMHSKAGKALVGNVMQRFCQQCSRFHALQEFDEGKRSCRRRLAGHNKRRRKTNPDTVGNGSSMNDDQNSGYLLISLLRILSNMHSNRSDETTDQDLLTHLLRSLASHSVEHGGRNMFGPLQEPRDLSTSFGNSEQVMPVHDAYGANIQTTSSLKPSVPNNFAVYSEVRESTVGQVKMNNFDLNDIYVDSDDGTEDIERSPAPVNARTSSLDCPSWVQQDSHQSSPPQTSRNSDSASAQSPSSSSGEDQSRTDRIVFKLFGKEPNDFPLLLRAQILDWLSHSPTDIESYIRPGCIILTIYLHQAEAAWEELCCGLGSSLSRLLDVSEDTFWRTGWIYIRVQHQLAFVYNGQVVVDTSLPLTSNNYSKILSIKPIAITASERAEFLIKGVNLSRPATRLLCAVEGNYMVQENTQEVMDGVDSFKGHDEVQCVNFSCSIPMVTGRGFIEIEDHGFSSSFFPFLVAEEDVCSEIRMLEGVLETETDADSEETEKMEAKNQAMNFVHEMSWLLHRSQLKSRLGCSDPSMNLFPLRRIKWLMEFSMDHEWCAVVGKLLNILHSGIVGSGEHSSLNVALSEMGLLHRAVRRNSRSLVELLLRYVPEKFGSKDKALVGGSHESILFRPDVTGPAGLTPLHIAAGKDGSEDVLDTLTEDPGMVGIEAWKNARDSTGFTPEDYARLRGHYTYIHLVQRKINKRKAVGGQVVLDIPSNLSNSNVNEKQNEGLSSSFEIGQAALRPTQLNCKLCSQKVVYGIASRSQLYRPAMLSMVAIAAVCVCVALLFKSCPEVLYVFRPFRWEMLDYGTS